The genomic stretch ACCTGGGAGCATCTCGAGGGCAGGGTCCGGGTCTGACTCGTCTCTGTGTCCCCCACACCGGGCCCAGGCCTGGCCACAGAGTAGGTGGCAATCATGGTTTAcaagaggaatgaatgaatggtgtgACTGGGTTTTGGACCCATCCTGGGGGTCCagtggagggaaagggggaatCAACGGGGGGAAGTGAGACTGGAAGCAGGGAAGACTATGCCAGAAACCTTCTGGTAATGGGGCACAGGCCTCACGGGAGGAGCTGGGAATATCTGGTGGATCCAGCTTGTAAGTGCCACTTATTTCTCCCTAGCAATGGTGGACGTGATCTTTGCCGACGTGGCCCAGCCAGACCAGACCCGGATTGTAGCCCTGAATGCCCACACCTTCCTTCGTAACGGAGGACACTTTGTGATTTCCATTAAGGTGCGGGGCTTGGAGGAGTCTAAGATGGGGTGGTAGTATTTTCTCTGTAACTGCCAAGCAGCTAGTCAAAACAAAGGGGCCAGGGCCTCCATTCTCCTAGTCTAGTCTATTCCCAGGCTCTACCCTGCATTTCCCTGCCCTGTCAAATAGCACTTGGTGAAAAATgtctacaaaactaaaaggctTTGAGTTTAAATAGCCAATAGAATGTAGTGGTCAAGTCCATGATGGCCGAGTCTGACcatttaaggttttttgtttttaaagattttatttatcacaagacacagagagagagagaggcagagacacaggcagagggagaagcaggcttcatgctgggagcctgacgtgggactcgatcccaggtctccaagatcacgctgcaggctgaaggcagcactaaacctctgagccaccccggctgcccttgACCATTTAAGTTTGAATTCCAGCTGGTTCTCTGAGCAAGTTACCCAACCTGTGTTTGTTTTACTTGTCAAGTAGGAATATTAGTCGTATCTCTTTTAGTGTTGATGCAATGATTAAATTTATCAATATAAAGTGTTTAGACTAGAGCCTTGTATAAAATTTTAGATGAATACTAGATGCATTTTCAAAAACGTTTTATTTAAAGATCttcagccagggatccctgggtggcgcagcggtttagcgcctgcctttggcccagggcgcgatcctggagacccgggatcgaatcccacgtcgggctcccggtgcatggagcctgcttctccctctgcctgtgtctctgcctctctctctctctctctctgtgtgactatcataaataaataaaaattaaaaaaaacaaaacaaaacaaaacaccatcaGGTCAATAAAGTGTCCCTAagatgtgtttgttttaaaaaaaaaaaaaagatcttcagcCAGATTCACCATTTGTTAGCCTTTTGCTCCATTTGTTTCAGTATTCTCAGCATTGTTACTATTGTTAaagaagaggaagtagaaaaaacaaacacaaaaacctgGGTGTAAAATTTAAACACCAGCTTTAAGACAGTCTCTGTTGAAGCCTTCCTGTTCCAAATCCAAACCAAATTGAAAACTTCTCTAATGAAGTCTTTCCCTACATTTCCAAAACCTGAGTTTCACTGAGtttccaataatttaaaaaaaaatctttttttttttttttttttaaagagcaacaaaaaggaaaacagtccAGTGCTTTgcttataaaattcaaattcttctgCAGGCCAACTGCATTGACTCCACAGCCTCTGCTGAGGCTGTGTTTGCCTCTGAGGTGAAGAAGATGCAGCAGGAGAACATGAAGCCCCAAGAGCAATTGACCTTAGAGCCCTACGAAAGAGACCACGCTGTAGTGGTGGGTGTGTACAGGTGAGCAGGGGCCGGCAGCCCACCTGGACAGAGCCCTGCCAGTCAGCACTTGGAAGGAGTGCCCCAAATGGTGACAAGCTCTGAATCTTCTATCTCCTTCCTCTCACAGGCCACCTCCCAAGGTGAAGAATTGAAGCCCGGCGCCATCTGGATTACCAGAGATTTGTGTTGCTACTGTTACACGTGTTTTTCTATTAAAAGActcatccaggggcacctgggtggctctgtcactTAAGCCTGggcctcttgatctcagcttaggtttTGACCTTAGGGTCGTGAATTCAACCCGGCCTTGGGCTCCTTGGGCGTGAAAcctatttaggaaaaaaaaaaaattcatcatcgCTCCTGTATGCTGATCAGAGACCTCCGTTCAACGGTGCGCATGCGCCGTTTTTCAACTGGCGCGGTGGTGGGGGTGGACCAGCTCATCCGGTCCCTCGTGCGCATGCTTCTCCCTTGGCTGCTTTTTGCGCAGCCGTAACCCGGCTTCCGGCGCCTGGGCGGGGCTGATAGCTTACGGTGCATGTCTGCCGGTAGACCCTGCTGCGCGCAGGCGCAGAATGTTACCTTGGGTCACGTGGGGGAAGcgaatgggggggtgggggcggagcccggggcgggggggccggtTTGTTGTGGTCGCCATTTTGCTGGTTGCATTACTGGGTAATCGGGCCCTGGCTCGCCGCGTCCGTCGGATACCTTCAGCCAGTGGGCAGGTCTGAGCTCGGGCTTCCCGAGCAGCTTGAGTCCCCTTGCCCGCGCCCTCAGGTAACAACGCGGCTACAGGTGGGGCGGCACGAGCTCGCGGGGAGGGGGCAGTACGGGCCCGCCCTGCCCGCGTCGCCGCGAGACTTAGCACGAGGCCgagggagcagagcaggggggCGGCGGGCAGGTGCAGGCCGTGCCTGGCTATTCATAGTCGGATTCTAGGAAGTGGCCGAGCCCGAGGGAGCAGCCTTGGGAGGGCGGCTGGGAGGGGGTAGCGGGGCCCGGCTCCCGCCCTTTGTTTGGGCTCGGCTCCTCCGGCTGCATCGTCGTCGCCTAGCAACAGCTGTTCTGAGCTGCGATTGGCTGAGCTCTTGGCAGCAGCGGCCAATGGCACGGTTGTTGCCATGGCAGGTGCGGACTGCCAAGCTCAGGCCGGCCCCGCCCGCCGGGCTCCGCCGACCGGGGCGGGCctccagggtggggggcgggacgCCTGGGTCCCCAGGGGCGGGTGgctgcgcggggcggggccggcggggcgagGGTTAACCCGCCCCTCCCCCGTCCACCTGCTTTCCCCTTCCCCCGCGTGCCCCGGGCTGACCCTCGTTccctcctctccccgcccccggcggcggcggctgctgtTGTCACCCACCGGGCCGCCTGTCCCGCTTGCCCTCCCCGCCGCGGGGCTTGCCGGGCCGGCCGGGCCGGGACAGGCGGCCGTCTCCTCTCTGCCGCCACCGCCGCCATGCTGGCCGCTCGCCCACCCCACTGGGGGCCCCACCGCGCCCCAGCCCCCCGTGGGCCCCGCGCCAGCCCTGACCCGGGTagggggtgggtgctgggagAGACGGTCCTGCTGTGGGAGGGCCCCAGGGAAGAGGTTGTTTCGGGTGAGGGGCGGGGGAGCTCCGAGAGAGAGGAGGGATCGTGGAGTGGCAAGGCTTGGCATAGGAGAAAGGGATTGACATGGGAGAAGGCCTGTGGGGAGAGGATTTTGGTGTGGCAGGTACTCTGGGAGGGGAGAACTCTATGTGATATTCGGGGATTTTGGTTTCTGGGGGCCTTCTAGGAATGGCACAGGTGTGGATTGACCCTGGTGTAGAGAGGAGTAACTGGAGAAAGAGCCCTGGTAGGAATATtggatggggggaggagggaaagataCAGTGTAGGGGAGAGAAGGGCGAGGGAAGAGACGGCTCCTCCTTGCTCCCATCAGAAGAAGTGAGCCTTGATTGGGAGGGGGACCACGGACTAATATGGGGAAGAGCCCTTTTGTGGCACAAAGAAACTATCTGGTGGGGAGGGTCCCTGATGTGAGAGGAAATGGTATAAGGATAAGGTCTTGGCATGATATGGGGAGGGTCCCCTGGGAAGGGGGTGCCCTGATGGATGAGAATGCCATAGGGGTAGGAATTTTTTATATAGGGACAACTCTGTATAACAGGGTAACCTTGGTATGCTCTCCAGGACCCTGATGTGGTTTTAGGGGCCTGCAGAAGACTCTGCTATGGGTGTGGAGGGGGCCCAGAGTTCTCTTGtggtttggggggaggggaatccTAGACTTCTCTAGGATCTACTGGGAAGGGTAGATCTTGAAGTGAAAGGACCTTGCTGTGATAAGAGGTGATCCTGACAATCAGGGAAGACTGCAGGAGGGCAGGATCTGGTGTgagggggccctggggagggccaTAAATAGAAATGGGAAGCAAACCTATACTGTCTGTGGTTtctatctttcttctctttctcacccCAATTATTGGtgtctttttgtcctttcttgtCATGGCCTTTATCCCTGCCTGGCTTCCAATCATTCCCTTTCACATGTTCCCCTCTTTGTGCCACCTACTTCATTTATTTGGTAATCATTTGTTGAGGGACTctgctgtgcccccacccccaccccaccattttTCACTGTCCCCTTTCTTCATTGCCACCTGTtgtcctttttctcctctccctatGCCCTACCTTCTCTCTGGTGTCCACCTCTTTCCCACCTGTCCCTGTCCCACACATCTTCTTGTTCCATGTTGTTCCCCTGCCTCCCGCCTGCTCTCAGGTCTCAGCGGCGGTGGCAGCCGAGGTGCAGGATGCGAGAAGGCGCCCCCCGGCCGGGCTCCCGCTCCAGGCCTCGCTCCCCTGCGGCCCTCTGAGCCCACCATGGCCGTCCCACCGGGCCATGGTCCCTTCTCTGGCttcccggggccccaggagcaCACGCAGGTATGCGTTCAGCTGGCTCCTCACATGCCTGGGGTAGGGGGAGGCTGGGGATAGAAGGGTCTTGGGGCCAAAAGATTATTTGGTTGCCCAGAGCAGTCTCCTGGGGCCATGAAAAGCCCATCTGGAGTGGAAGATAATAGAGAAGTTGGTGGCAGAGACTGTTTGGatagcctgggttcaaatcctgacacAGGGTTAAATTACTTAGGTTCTAcctgcttcagttttctttctcttaaaatgaagCCAAGAATGATAACTACCTCGCAGGATAGTTGTGAGGTTAAGCAAGTTAATGAAATGCATGTAAAATGctgagaatagtgcctggcacctaggaAACACCCAGTAAATGTTCACTAAGGAAAAAAGGTCCAGAGTGAAAGATGGGCAGTTGGGGTGCAAGGGGGAGAAGTCTGAGTCCAAAGGATCCTGGAGCCAGCAGCATCTTACACTACAGAGTAAAGATATTCAGGGGTGGAGACTGTCAGGGCTCTGAAATGTAGAGCTTGAAGCAGGATGGAGTAGGAGGTGCCAAGGTGCTGGCTCCCAAAAGACTGGGGCAAAATGTGCAGAGTTGGGGGTGAAGGATAGGAAGATACCACAGGATAAGGGTAAAGCAAGATGGCAGCCCTCAAGATGGGACACCCAGAATGATGGTGGACTGGGAAGGGCAGAGCCTATGTTTTCTATCTGATCTCTCCCACGGAGGTTCAGAAAGGAGTAAAGGTGTAGGATGAAAGGTCAGGAGAAAATAGTTcaccattcattcactcagcaaatctCTGATGACCACCCACTATGTGCCAAACGCTACTTGGCACTGCAGATACAGCAAGAACAAGACAGTCTCTGCCCTTGGGGAATTTCTGTTCCTGTTGGGTTGTCACACAGTGATCAAGTAAAATGTGTATATGGTGACAATGACCCGGCCACCCAGAGAGTTCTCCCTAAGGTTGTCTGTTAGAGGTAAAGGCCTATCCTCAGTGCCAtgccgcacccccccccccccccgccctgcctcACCCCGCAGGTATTGCCTGATGTGCGGCTGTTGCCACGGAGGCTGCCCCTGGCCTTCCGGGACGCGACCTCAGCCCCGCTGCGCAAGCTCTCCGTGGACCTCATCAAGACCTACAAGCACATCAATGAGGTGGGCGGGGGACCCAACCAGGTGCTGAGGGGTCCTGGCAGCTGGCACAGGGCACTCAGCAATCCTTATCTTCTGGCTGGCTGGGCAGGTATACTATGCGAAGAAGAAGCGGCGGGCCCAGCAGGCGCCACCTCAGGACTCGAGcaccaagaaggagaagaaggtcCTGAACCATGGTTACGACGATGACAACCATGACTACATTGTGCGCAGTGGCGAGCGCTGGCTGGAGCGCTATGAGATTGACTCACTCATCGGCAAAGGCTCCTTTGGCCAGGTGCGGGATGCCCCCCTTCCACCCTGACCCAGGGATAGAGAGGCATGGGCATCCACTGATACTGACCCACAAAGGAGTAGTGCCCTGTTCTGTGCCCCGTCCCCTTCCCCCGCATTTCCTCACTTTGTAACATGCCCTGCCCCGGCAGGTGGTGAAAGCCTATGATCATCAGACCCAGGAGCTGGTGGCCATCAAGATCATCAAGAACAAAAAGGCCTTCCTAAACCAGGCCCAGATTGAGCTGCGGCTGCTGGAGCTGATGAACCAGCATGACACAGAGATGAAGTACTATATAGgtgaggcctggggcagcagTACACCCAGTACAGTACTGGGTCAGTGTCTTCAGGGCAGGGGCTGGTCTGGAATCCCCTGACATCAGCGATTCTCCTGCCGCCTTAGTGATTGTTTCCCTATTCCCATGATGGCTTTGGTCACAGTGTATTGGGTGCTCGCTAAGGGTCAGGCCCTGTTGCAAGCACTTTCCCTGATTTAACTGGCTCCAGTCTGACCACAGCTCTGGGGGGAAGGGGCACCTTGGCCCACAGCTTGGAGACGACGACAGAGGCATTCATGTGCTATCACTTGCATAAAGTCACAGCATTTGTACTCAGAGGGGCTATAATTTCACCAGGCAGTGGGCTCCCAGGCCTATAGTCATAACATCTGCATcagtcttttcctctttcccataCTGATTCTTAGAAAAGGCAAGTGGATTGAAAAAGTGTGTTTCTTTAAATACACATCCTTACCCTAAATGGAAAACTAGTGTCCCCtgccacaaaaataaatagaactgagACTAAAACAATGTTAcaaaattaagtgagaaaatcTAGAAGGGCAGTAAAGACCCATCAGCACCACAAGGAAACGTTCTCTGGTTTATCAGAAAGTTTGACAGAGACTTGGAAAGAATGAACTTCTCTTAATCAAGGAACTCTTTCTCTTGATGTGAATCGAGTTCCAGATCATATAAAAAACACCCTGACGAGCAGCTGCTTCCCGTGGGCACACCACAATTTGGCCAGCGCTCAAGAGGCAGAGCCCCGGATCGGCTTCCAGCCCCTCTGCCTACTACTGTGCATCCCCGGCCGCCACcgggcctctctgagcctcagcttccccgTCAGGCCCATTTCCATCCCCTTCCCCGCAGTGCACCTGAAGCGGCACTTCATGTTCCGGAACCACCTGTGCCTGGTGTTCGAGCTGCTTTCCTACAACCTGTACGACCTCCTGCGCAACACACACTTCCGCGGCGTCTCCCTGAACCTGACGCGGAAGCTGGCGCAGCAGCTCTGCACGGCGCTGCTCTTCCTGGCCACGCCCGAGCTCAGCATCATTCACTGCGACCTCAAGCCCGAGAACATCCTGCTCTGCAACCCCAAGCGCAGCGCCATCAAGATCGTGGATTTTGGCAGCTCCTGCCAGCTTGGCCAGCGGGTGCGGCGTGGcccggggacgggggcggggctcGCGGCGTGGGTgtggcccgggggcggggccaacTAGTggcgggtggggcgggggtgcggcCCGAGGTGGCCTGGAGGGTGGTATTGGAATGGGGTGTTGGCGACCTAGCGTTGTAAGGCCAGCTGGTGCGGAGGTTAAAAGGAGAGGGCCACAGGGTATAGTACCCagtaggaaaggaagagaagcctGAGGAGGCAAGGCCAGCTATGAGGCGTTCAAAGTGGGCAGGGTGAAGTGGGGTTGGCTTTGAGCCTGGAGAGGCGTTTGGCTAGGTTTTGTTTACCCGGTGCTCTGAAAGctggggaggaagtgggggaCGGGTGCTTTAGTTTGCAGCTTTGAGTCAGCAGGCATTTGAGATGGCTTGGAAAGGGTCTGAGTGGGGGGTGGTGGGAAAGGCCTGGTCTTGCAGACTGCCAACCTCTGATGACCAAGGAGGGTCAAGTCAGTCTTTGGATGAAGATCAGGGTCAGACTAGGCTAGCAGAGACTTCTGAGGCTGATGAATAAGTGATGGTAGTGCCTCCTGGAAAGTGGGTGATGTCCTCAAGATTTGTAACCCTAATGCTCCAGTTGCATGGAAGGAAGCTTGTCTTAGCTTTGAGTATGTCATTGGCACTACTAGGGGAGGCTGGGACCTCTCTTGACTGTTGCCCTGTTCCCTGCTTCTTCCCCAGATCTACCAGTACATCCAGAGCCGCTTCTACCGGTCGCCTGAGGTGCTTCTGGGCACACCCTACGACCTGGCTATTGACATGTGGTCCTTGGGCTGCATCCTGGTGGAGATGCACACCGGAGAGCCCCTCTTCAGTGGCTCTAATGAGGTGTGCTCCTGAGGAAGGGGTGTGCTGGAGGGGGCGGAGGCCTGGCTGGCCTGATGACCCTGACTGCCCACCTGCTCACAGGTGGACCAGATGAACCGGATTGTGGAGGTGCTGGGCATCCCACCAGCCCCCATGCTGGACCAGGCACCCAAGGCTCGCAAGTACTTTGAACGGCTGCCTGGGGGTGGCTGGACCCTACGAAGGACAAAGGAACTCAGGAAGGTGCGGCCCCTGCCCCATGCCGCTCCTCCTACCCTGGTGGCCCTTTACTCTCTCACACTTGGGGCTTCCtttctccctgcttcctctcccttgtgtctttcccttccttcctctccccttgtCTGTCCTTTGTCCTGCCCCACCCCATCTCTCCTACCCACCCCACAACTCTTCTTAGCTTCTCTCCTTCCACTTTCTCTcttgtgcctctgtttccccgTGTGtgtctccctgcccctcctgcccactgACGGCCACTCTCttgccccccctcccaccccctccctgccaggaTTACCAGGGCCCCGGGACACGGCGGCTGCAGGAGGTGCTGGGCGTGCAGACGGGCGGGCCcgggggccggcgggcgggggagCCGGGCCACAGCCCCGCCGACTACCTCCGCTTCCAGGACCTGGTGCTGCGCATGCTGGAGTATGAGCCCGCCGCCCGCATCAGCCCACTGGGGGCTCTGCAGCACGGCTTCTTCCGCCGCACGGCTGATGAGGCCACCAACACGGGCCCGGCAGGCAGCAGTGCCTCCACCTCGCCCGCACCCCTTGACACCTGTCCCTCCTCCAGCACCGCCAGCTCCATCTCCAGCTCTGGTGGGTGCCCAGTGCCAGGTGGGGTAGAACAGGAGGGTGGGCAGCTCTTGTTTGGCCTGGCCTGGGGGACCTGGCCACACTGGGCCTTCACCTAGAGCTTTGAAACTGCATGATCCTGAACTCCAGAACAAGTGGGGCAAACAGAGTTCTGACTGGTCCTGACCTGATCTCCGAGATTGAGCTTGGGCTCACATCTCTAAAACTGCTTTTCACTCTGATACCCAAAACTGAGCTCTGACCCATAATTTCAGAATTGGGCCCTATCCTCTAAATAGACTCTTGTCCAaagcccaggcctgggcctgggtcaCAAACCAAACTCAGACACTGAAAAATCCAACCACCACCTCTCCTCACCTAAGGCGTCTCCTCATTTCCTCCCCTGGCACTTCCAGGAGGTTCCAGTGGCTCCTCCAGTGACAACCGGACCTACCGATACAGCAACCGATATTGTGGGGGCCCTGGGCCCCCCATCACTGACTGTGAGATGAACAGCCCCCAGGTACTGGGGCCTGGGGGACTTGGGAGGTGGGTAATAGGTATCTGGGGCTTTAGGACCTGGGTCTCCATCACCCACTGTTCCTTTGCTCCTTTAGGTCCCACCCTCCCAGCCGCTGCGCCCCTGGGCAGGGGGTGATGTGCCCCACAAGACACATCAGGCCCCTGCTTCCGCCTCGTCACTGCCAGGGGCCGGGGCCCAGTTACCCCCCCAACCCCGATGCCTTGGTCGTCCCCCATCACCAacctcaccaccacccccggAGCTGATGGATGTGAGCCTGGTGGGCGGCCCTTCAGACTGCTCCCCACCTCACCCAGCGCCTGCCCCCCAGCACCCGGCTGCCTCAGCCCTCCGGACTCGGATGACAGGAGGTCgtccacccctcccaccccctgatAACCCTGCCACTCTGGGGCCTCGCTTGGGCCTCCGTGGTGTACCCCAGAGCACGGCAGCCAGCTCATgacccagccccctccctggggcccctcctGAAGCCATACCCCCCATCTGGGGGCCCTGGGCTCCCATCCTCATCTCTCCCCTTGACTGGAATTGCTGCTACCCAGCTGGGGTGGGTGAGGCCTGCACTGattggggcctggggcagggggtcaAGGAGAGGGGTCTAGGCGCACCCTCCCCATTAAGGACTGGACCCTtggccccctctcccccccttgttttctatttattgtacCAAAGACAGTGGTGGTCCGGTGTTGGGGGGAGACCCCCTTCACCCTAGGGCCctaggagggggtgggggcaggtaggGGGAGATGGCCTTGCTCCTCCTTGCTGTACCCCCCAGTAAAGAGCTTTCTCACATGCCTGCCTGAGCGTTTGCAGGGCCTCGGTTCCCCTCACATGGCCCTCAGAGACGTGGTGGGGAACAGTATTTGGGGAGGGGGTATCAGAAGAGCTTTGTCACGTGGGATGCGTCCCTGGGGAAGTTATGGCTATTGGTGGAGACATGGGGCTGCAGGACCTCTGGGGCTACGGAATCCTAGACAGAAATCCTGGATAGGGTCCTAGCCCACGTTTGTCTTTTCCATGGTAGACAGAGACCCTGAAAGAGTAAAGGCTCAGCTCTGGCCTGTCTCTGGAAAAGTCTCCACAGGAGTGGCTCTTTATGCCAAGCAGGCATCCGGTGGGTGCTGAACGCACGCAGCAGGCCTTAGTGGTGCCATCTGGGGGAAATGGCAGGCAGGCATTGGGTACAGATTTTACCCCCCACGTCTGGTCTCACCCTGTGGAACCATGACGGAGCAAAGCATTTTGAGATTCTCGGGCAGAAAGATTTTCCTGGGGTTCCAGGTAAGTGGGTGCGTTTCCATGGCAATTTGGAAACTTTGTCTCCTAGCTGGCCAATCAAGAGCCTCCTGATTCAAAAGTGTCTGCCGTCTCCCTACACTGGGGCGCGGCGCTTCCTGGGAAATGGAGTTCTGCGTAGCagtcctttttctgtcttttcatcaGGGGACTACAAAGACCAGAATTCTTTTCGCTCGCGAGTTAGGGACGGGCTGCCGGGCAGCCAATAGACAGCCAGGGGTggaccgggggcggggggatgctTGAGGCGGGCTGTGGAAGAGGAGAAGGCCGTGGTTGGGTGGCGTTGGCAAGGGTTTGCGCGGTGTTGAGTTCTCAGGCGTGCGGAAGGTGGGCCGCCGTGCTGCTCCCCGAGACCTTGCAGGTACAGCGCCTGCGGTCTCGGAGCAAGAGGTAGGTGCTGAGGCCCGAAGCGGCCCCGTTGCGCGGAGCATCACTAGTCGCGGTGTCGGGGCCAGCTCCCGGGGAGCCCGGTCGGTAGGAGAGCCAGGCGAGGACGCCGTTTTACCTGCAGATGTTCGGGAAGGGAGGCGGAGGGAAACTAGACGAGGCACGGGTAGGGAgaccttcctggaggaggaggagctgtcGGAGCTGAAGCCTGGAGGCAGGATGTTTGCGGCGGCCGTGGTGCGGCGGTTTGCGCACAGGCAGCGATGAGTAACTGTGCGAATGTGAACTGCGGGAGATGTGGTGTTGGAGATCTAGCTGAAAGTTCTGTAGGAGTTCGATCGTGGAGGACTTTGTTGGCCGTTTAGGGAGCCTGGACGCTGTCCTAGGGCATTGAGGAGCCACGAGAGGATTTTTAGAAGGGAAGTGGCATGGCCTAATCTGCTGCCATCGAGGAATAGCTTGATGGGGAAGAGACTAGGGTCCGGGAACCCAGGGTGGGGGCTGTGGCACGATCCTGGGCAAGAGATGCTGGGAATGAACCAGGGCAGGAGTCTTGGttggaacaaaagaaaaggaatgggTAGGAGAGATGTCCGGAAGGCTGAGTTGACCTGAGGTATGGCTTCCAGGCTGTGTGGGAGGGGAGGCGGAGAGGGGCTGGAAAAGGGCATCTTCATCAGGTGGAACAGCGCCTGGCATAAGGGAGATGcttaataaaggaaaattttcgAATGAAGAGTCCTGGGAGGCAGATACTATTATGATCTCCGTTTTGCAAACGAGGACACTGAgggcagagaaagataaataactcACCCAAAATCACATAGTTAGCAAGTGGAAGGCCCAGGAtggtgtgtgcgcacgtgtgcgCGTGTAtatgtgtgagaaagagagagcgagagagaaccATTGACTTAGCAAGGTGCAAGATGAGCTTCGAGGCATCAGCGGGGTCCAAACCATGTAGGTCCCTTAACAAATTTGGGATAAGCACGGAAATGTATGTCCACATTTCTGTTTCCAGTGCAGAACCTCTCCCTGACTTGCTGACTGCCCACGTGATATCTTTTCTCTCAAGATATTTATAATCATGCTGAGACCCTCTATCTTGACCAAACTGAACTCCAGTCTTTTCTCCAAAACCTGTTCTTCCCACGTTGTCAGTGAATGCTGCCTCCTTCGTTGTCTTATACTTATGTCTGATCCATCAACAAAGTATATTCAGAACCACCATTTCTTCCCACCTAGACTCCTGTCACCCTGGTCCTGTCCACTCTTAATGTCCTACCTAGACATCACGGCAGCCTGCTCAATGGTCTCTGTGCTCCCCACAGTCTGTTTCTCATGTGGAGCCAGTGGGGCATTGAATACCTGTATCAGGTCACATTTCGCTCCTGCTAGGTACCCTCCTGTGGCTCTGTCTCACACAGTATTTTCCAGTGTTCTTTCCGTGGCCTTTGCAAGGCCCTGCATGATCTGTCCCTGCTGCCTCTCTGCCTACTCCTTTCAccttgctcactctgctccaACCACACTTGCCCCAGGGCTTTTGTGCTTACTCTCTTTACCTGGAACACCCTTCTCCAAATAGTCAAGGCTCACCTTCATTTCCTTTAGG from Canis lupus dingo isolate Sandy chromosome 1, ASM325472v2, whole genome shotgun sequence encodes the following:
- the DYRK1B gene encoding dual specificity tyrosine-phosphorylation-regulated kinase 1B isoform X3 — protein: MLAARPPHWGPHRAPAPRGPRASPDPGMAQVWIDPGVERSNWRKSPGLSGGGSRGAGCEKAPPGRAPAPGLAPLRPSEPTMAVPPGHGPFSGFPGPQEHTQVLPDVRLLPRRLPLAFRDATSAPLRKLSVDLIKTYKHINEVYYAKKKRRAQQAPPQDSSTKKEKKVLNHGYDDDNHDYIVRSGERWLERYEIDSLIGKGSFGQVVKAYDHQTQELVAIKIIKNKKAFLNQAQIELRLLELMNQHDTEMKYYIVHLKRHFMFRNHLCLVFELLSYNLYDLLRNTHFRGVSLNLTRKLAQQLCTALLFLATPELSIIHCDLKPENILLCNPKRSAIKIVDFGSSCQLGQRIYQYIQSRFYRSPEVLLGTPYDLAIDMWSLGCILVEMHTGEPLFSGSNEVDQMNRIVEVLGIPPAPMLDQAPKARKYFERLPGGGWTLRRTKELRKDLVLRMLEYEPAARISPLGALQHGFFRRTADEATNTGPAGSSASTSPAPLDTCPSSSTASSISSSGGSSGSSSDNRTYRYSNRYCGGPGPPITDCEMNSPQVPPSQPLRPWAGGDVPHKTHQAPASASSLPGAGAQLPPQPRCLGRPPSPTSPPPPELMDVSLVGGPSDCSPPHPAPAPQHPAASALRTRMTGGRPPLPPPDNPATLGPRLGLRGVPQSTAASS
- the DYRK1B gene encoding dual specificity tyrosine-phosphorylation-regulated kinase 1B isoform X2, with translation MLAARPPHWGPHRAPAPRGPRASPDPGMAQVWIDPGVERSNWRKSPGLSGGGSRGAGCEKAPPGRAPAPGLAPLRPSEPTMAVPPGHGPFSGFPGPQEHTQVLPDVRLLPRRLPLAFRDATSAPLRKLSVDLIKTYKHINEVYYAKKKRRAQQAPPQDSSTKKEKKVLNHGYDDDNHDYIVRSGERWLERYEIDSLIGKGSFGQVVKAYDHQTQELVAIKIIKNKKAFLNQAQIELRLLELMNQHDTEMKYYIVHLKRHFMFRNHLCLVFELLSYNLYDLLRNTHFRGVSLNLTRKLAQQLCTALLFLATPELSIIHCDLKPENILLCNPKRSAIKIVDFGSSCQLGQRIYQYIQSRFYRSPEVLLGTPYDLAIDMWSLGCILVEMHTGEPLFSGSNEVDQMNRIVEVLGIPPAPMLDQAPKARKYFERLPGGGWTLRRTKELRKDYQGPGTRRLQEDLVLRMLEYEPAARISPLGALQHGFFRRTADEATNTGPAGSSASTSPAPLDTCPSSSTASSISSSGGSSGSSSDNRTYRYSNRYCGGPGPPITDCEMNSPQVPPSQPLRPWAGGDVPHKTHQAPASASSLPGAGAQLPPQPRCLGRPPSPTSPPPPELMDVSLVGGPSDCSPPHPAPAPQHPAASALRTRMTGGRPPLPPPDNPATLGPRLGLRGVPQSTAASS
- the DYRK1B gene encoding dual specificity tyrosine-phosphorylation-regulated kinase 1B isoform X6; translation: MAVPPGHGPFSGFPGPQEHTQVLPDVRLLPRRLPLAFRDATSAPLRKLSVDLIKTYKHINEVYYAKKKRRAQQAPPQDSSTKKEKKVLNHGYDDDNHDYIVRSGERWLERYEIDSLIGKGSFGQVVKAYDHQTQELVAIKIIKNKKAFLNQAQIELRLLELMNQHDTEMKYYIVHLKRHFMFRNHLCLVFELLSYNLYDLLRNTHFRGVSLNLTRKLAQQLCTALLFLATPELSIIHCDLKPENILLCNPKRSAIKIVDFGSSCQLGQRIYQYIQSRFYRSPEVLLGTPYDLAIDMWSLGCILVEMHTGEPLFSGSNEVDQMNRIVEVLGIPPAPMLDQAPKARKYFERLPGGGWTLRRTKELRKDYQGPGTRRLQEVLGVQTGGPGGRRAGEPGHSPADYLRFQDLVLRMLEYEPAARISPLGALQHGFFRRTADEATNTGPAGSSASTSPAPLDTCPSSSTASSISSSGGSSGSSSDNRTYRYSNRYCGGPGPPITDCEMNSPQVPPSQPLRPWAGGDVPHKTHQAPASASSLPGAGAQLPPQPRCLGRPPSPTSPPPPELMDVSLVGGPSDCSPPHPAPAPQHPAASALRTRMTGGRPPLPPPDNPATLGPRLGLRGVPQSTAASS